In one window of Desulforhabdus amnigena DNA:
- a CDS encoding YitT family protein: MNVLLISAGSIVYAVGINGVIVSQGFLSGGIMGISLIGHYLFPWLNIGLAYLVLNIPLMLLGWFGVSRKFMLYTVLGMVMFSTATGLIFPKLPHIENPILAAILGGIICGAGVGITLRSQGSGGGTEILLVYLRKKLGLRMGAMSFLSNALVLAVAAHFFGLERALYSLIFMFVSGKVMDSILTSFNQRKAILVITDCADAITAQILNRLHRGATLLEGTGAYTGSSKKVIFSIITLTELSKMKELVFDIDPHAFMVVNDTLEVIGKRHGSMQDI; the protein is encoded by the coding sequence GTGAACGTGCTGTTGATCAGTGCGGGCAGCATCGTCTACGCCGTCGGCATTAATGGAGTAATTGTCTCTCAGGGATTCTTGAGCGGAGGGATCATGGGGATCTCCTTAATCGGGCATTATCTCTTCCCCTGGCTCAACATTGGACTCGCCTACCTCGTCTTGAACATCCCTCTCATGTTGCTCGGCTGGTTCGGGGTAAGCCGGAAATTCATGCTCTACACTGTATTGGGCATGGTCATGTTCTCCACTGCGACCGGGCTCATCTTCCCAAAACTCCCGCACATCGAGAACCCCATCCTGGCAGCCATTCTGGGCGGGATAATCTGTGGAGCCGGCGTCGGAATCACGCTGCGCTCTCAGGGCTCGGGCGGCGGGACGGAAATCCTGCTGGTCTACTTGAGAAAGAAGCTCGGACTGCGGATGGGGGCAATGAGCTTTCTCTCTAATGCCCTGGTGCTTGCGGTCGCAGCCCATTTCTTCGGCCTGGAGCGGGCGCTGTACAGCCTGATCTTCATGTTTGTCAGCGGGAAGGTCATGGACTCGATCCTTACCAGCTTCAACCAGCGAAAGGCGATCCTGGTCATAACGGACTGCGCCGATGCCATTACCGCGCAGATCCTGAACCGGCTGCATCGCGGAGCCACTCTTCTCGAAGGCACGGGAGCTTATACCGGGAGCAGCAAGAAAGTCATCTTCAGCATCATCACCCTGACGGAGCTCTCAAAGATGAAGGAGCTGGTGTTTGACATCGACCCCCACGCATTCATGGTCGTGAACGACACCCTGGAGGTCATAGGCAAGCGCCACGGATCGATGCAGGACATTTGA
- a CDS encoding sigma-54-dependent Fis family transcriptional regulator gives MKMTNVDEDLFFREATLRLCSSLDIQVALNRCYEYIRAFIPVMQAHLHILDFEQNVLRLVALVGAVLPEGEEHILHLPEKGRREGAAFWKTGEVIRIVNQPDPIKVNPEILRRLGFRENVSYMSMVLELEGSRIGNLGLMADGVNQYTDEHARLLRLLREPMSIAMSNALEHQEVIRFKQMLADDNKYLLDELRSVSGDEIIGADFGLNMVMRMVEQVAPLDSPVLLLGETGTGKELIANAIHSSSPRKDGPFIKVNCGAIPETLLDSELFGHEKGAFTGAISRKRGRFERADKGTIFLDEIGELPAQAQVRLLHVLQRKEIERVGGTSSIPVDIRIISATHRNLQEMVGSGQFREDLWFRINVFPIMIPPLRQRRGDIPSLVHHFIHRKSMELKLKERPRLAPDAMDTLTAYDWPGNVRELENTIERALIQHRTGGPLSFEALLPLAAPDKVVQSQSSQNEPLVPLDEMNARHIRRALEKAGGKIYGPGGAAQILNINPSTLRKRMNKLGISYGRKSWRL, from the coding sequence ATGAAAATGACAAACGTGGACGAGGACCTTTTTTTTCGCGAGGCAACGCTGCGTCTTTGCAGCAGCCTTGATATCCAAGTGGCCCTGAATCGCTGTTATGAATACATCAGGGCTTTCATTCCTGTGATGCAGGCTCACCTGCACATACTGGATTTTGAGCAGAATGTGCTACGACTCGTGGCATTGGTCGGCGCCGTCTTGCCGGAAGGCGAAGAGCACATCCTGCATTTGCCCGAGAAAGGGCGCCGTGAGGGAGCAGCCTTCTGGAAAACCGGAGAAGTCATCCGGATCGTGAACCAGCCGGATCCAATCAAGGTGAACCCGGAGATACTCCGAAGGCTTGGATTCAGAGAGAACGTTTCATATATGAGCATGGTCCTGGAGCTCGAAGGGAGCCGGATCGGGAACCTTGGATTGATGGCGGACGGTGTGAATCAGTATACCGATGAGCATGCCCGGCTGCTCAGGCTGCTCCGGGAGCCGATGTCCATTGCCATGTCCAATGCGCTGGAGCACCAGGAGGTCATCCGGTTCAAGCAGATGCTGGCTGACGATAATAAATACCTGCTGGATGAACTGCGCTCGGTTTCGGGAGATGAAATCATCGGTGCGGACTTTGGCCTGAACATGGTCATGAGAATGGTAGAACAGGTGGCCCCCCTTGACAGTCCCGTGCTCTTGCTCGGTGAAACCGGTACGGGAAAGGAGCTTATCGCCAACGCGATCCACAGCTCCTCCCCACGCAAAGACGGGCCGTTTATAAAGGTGAACTGCGGCGCCATCCCTGAAACGCTTCTGGATAGCGAGCTATTCGGTCATGAGAAGGGTGCTTTCACCGGTGCCATCAGCCGGAAGAGAGGGCGCTTCGAACGTGCCGACAAGGGTACCATCTTTCTTGACGAAATAGGAGAGCTCCCAGCCCAGGCCCAAGTGAGGCTTCTGCACGTCCTGCAGAGAAAAGAGATCGAACGGGTGGGTGGAACCAGTTCCATACCCGTGGATATCCGTATCATATCGGCCACCCACAGGAATTTGCAGGAGATGGTGGGTTCGGGGCAATTCAGGGAGGATCTGTGGTTCCGCATCAATGTCTTTCCCATCATGATCCCGCCTTTGAGGCAAAGAAGAGGCGACATCCCATCCCTGGTGCACCACTTCATCCATCGGAAATCCATGGAGCTTAAGCTCAAAGAAAGGCCCAGGCTCGCCCCCGATGCCATGGACACGCTCACCGCCTACGACTGGCCGGGCAACGTACGAGAGCTCGAAAACACGATCGAGCGAGCTCTCATACAGCACCGTACCGGTGGACCGCTCTCATTCGAAGCGCTTCTTCCCCTGGCAGCTCCCGACAAGGTCGTCCAGAGCCAAAGTAGTCAAAATGAGCCTCTCGTGCCGCTGGATGAGATGAACGCCCGGCATATCAGGAGAGCCCTGGAGAAAGCAGGCGGCAAGATCTATGGACCGGGTGGGGCAGCGCAGATCCTGAACATCAATCCAAGTACTCTACGCAAGCGCATGAACAAGCTGGGAATTTCCTATGGCAGGAAAAGCTGGCGTCTTTGA
- a CDS encoding MerR family transcriptional regulator, producing MMSNKGFMRINELEKRAGVPRTTIHFYMRQGLLHPPVKSGRTMAYYDESHLKRLQNIQKIKAAGRMPLSFLKESLAELEERDGENRDSHEPAAREITNTTKAKDKKRQEIVNAAIKVFSEKGYQKVKVRDITASLGISTGTFYIYFEDKKELFVDVVDAVIRAIIGDAREALKQEENIVKRLSIRGRIFYENYLKYNEILNQLRAEMVGEDQWPHEKIKKAYHALTQPVIRDIEKGIEEGIFRKIDPDLTAYTLTGIIEIMCLRTTISGKYTYEQIEPFIFDFITNGFILDK from the coding sequence ATGATGAGCAATAAAGGGTTCATGCGGATCAATGAGCTGGAAAAGAGAGCGGGCGTCCCAAGGACGACCATACACTTCTACATGAGACAAGGCTTGCTCCATCCGCCTGTAAAGAGCGGCCGAACGATGGCCTACTACGACGAGAGTCATCTCAAAAGGCTTCAAAACATTCAAAAAATCAAGGCTGCGGGCCGGATGCCGCTTTCGTTTCTCAAAGAGAGCCTGGCGGAGCTGGAGGAAAGAGACGGCGAGAACAGGGATTCACACGAACCTGCGGCCAGAGAGATTACTAACACCACAAAGGCGAAGGACAAGAAAAGGCAGGAGATTGTCAACGCGGCCATCAAGGTTTTTTCCGAAAAAGGCTACCAAAAGGTCAAAGTCAGAGACATAACCGCCTCCTTGGGTATCTCGACCGGTACGTTCTACATCTACTTTGAAGACAAGAAGGAGCTCTTCGTCGATGTCGTGGATGCGGTGATACGGGCTATCATCGGCGATGCAAGGGAAGCCTTGAAGCAGGAGGAGAACATCGTTAAAAGGTTGTCGATCCGGGGCAGGATCTTTTATGAAAACTACTTGAAATACAATGAGATCTTGAATCAGTTGCGTGCTGAAATGGTCGGCGAAGACCAGTGGCCCCACGAGAAGATCAAGAAGGCCTATCATGCTCTTACCCAACCCGTCATCCGGGACATAGAAAAAGGAATTGAGGAAGGCATATTTCGAAAAATCGATCCAGACCTCACAGCATACACGCTGACCGGAATCATCGAAATCATGTGCTTGAGAACCACGATAAGTGGAAAATACACCTACGAGCAAATCGAACCGTTCATTTTTGACTTCATAACCAATGGCTTCATCCTTGATAAATGA
- a CDS encoding PAS domain-containing protein has product MEKNLTCKELESRVKELEEEIEKCKRAEKDLLKEKSFSEALIKSLPGVFYVFDQELRNVRWNENLEQVTGYSSEERSRMGPLDTFEGEDKRVVAEAINEVLIKGEGFVEANIASKTGKKTPYFFTGVRAEIDNSTYVVGMGIDITERKRAEEERRQLSRQRLQTCNVMAHELRNALVKLGFVFSAINSVMGFLREQWEMELRKAFPGLEDKSAILMRLGELIVLKQALLGDQKELRQLSEELMAEQVAVANLYLLPEQEKSWLHNKIRPKWRRLLAESRAWEEDKEEVWELLSRLENAIRIVQDEDLAQKMAHLPEDLRIKWQKLACTQFSATNLSLLEDVLHLLDHPGMNIRYKVQLKKLITFLKALADISFVIEDRMNQLLFSLKSGEQQEGFWGTDDRNYAAD; this is encoded by the coding sequence GTGGAAAAAAATCTAACCTGCAAAGAATTGGAATCAAGGGTTAAGGAGTTAGAAGAAGAGATCGAGAAGTGCAAAAGAGCTGAGAAAGATTTGCTGAAAGAGAAGAGTTTTTCAGAAGCGCTAATTAAAAGCCTACCAGGTGTTTTCTACGTCTTTGATCAAGAATTGAGAAATGTTCGATGGAATGAGAATCTTGAACAGGTGACGGGGTATTCTTCCGAAGAACGATCGCGAATGGGTCCTCTTGATACTTTTGAAGGAGAGGACAAGAGGGTTGTCGCAGAGGCGATTAATGAAGTCTTGATTAAAGGTGAGGGCTTTGTAGAGGCAAATATTGCATCAAAAACCGGGAAGAAGACCCCTTATTTTTTCACCGGAGTCCGAGCTGAGATTGATAATTCCACATATGTAGTAGGAATGGGAATAGACATCACCGAGCGCAAGCGGGCCGAAGAAGAGCGTCGGCAGCTTTCTCGCCAACGCCTTCAAACCTGCAATGTTATGGCTCATGAACTTCGAAATGCCCTAGTAAAACTTGGTTTTGTCTTTTCGGCCATCAATTCGGTTATGGGGTTTCTTCGGGAACAGTGGGAAATGGAGCTGCGAAAAGCCTTTCCGGGTCTGGAAGACAAAAGCGCCATTCTCATGCGGCTAGGGGAGTTGATCGTCTTGAAGCAGGCTCTTCTTGGCGACCAAAAAGAGTTGAGGCAATTGAGTGAAGAACTCATGGCTGAGCAGGTGGCAGTGGCCAACCTCTATCTTTTGCCTGAACAGGAAAAGAGCTGGCTTCATAATAAGATTCGCCCGAAGTGGCGTCGTCTATTGGCTGAAAGCCGAGCCTGGGAGGAAGACAAAGAGGAGGTGTGGGAGCTATTGAGTCGTCTGGAGAATGCTATCCGGATTGTGCAGGATGAAGATCTCGCCCAAAAAATGGCACACCTTCCCGAAGATCTTCGGATCAAATGGCAGAAGCTTGCCTGCACCCAGTTTTCGGCAACCAATCTTTCCCTGCTGGAGGATGTTTTGCATCTTCTCGATCATCCCGGGATGAACATTCGATATAAAGTTCAGCTTAAGAAGCTAATTACCTTCCTGAAAGCTCTTGCGGACATTTCCTTCGTAATAGAAGACCGAATGAATCAGTTGCTTTTTTCTTTGAAAAGCGGAGAGCAGCAGGAAGGGTTTTGGGGTACTGATGATCGTAATTACGCCGCTGATTGA